Proteins encoded in a region of the Pigmentiphaga litoralis genome:
- a CDS encoding porin: protein MNTWLMGAGLAIACMGAAQAESTTTLYGLLYTGLRHVNDSGGNSVTGLATGPSRWGIKGTESLGNGRSALFVLESGFDLSSGSSFQGRRLFGRQAFVGVSDAAVGRLTAGRQYDMVADFLAPYAATGKWNGYMAHIGDNDNLNYQFRLNNSIKYVSPEIAGFQAGAVYAMGESAGSGKPNSASSAGLRYRQGGFSAAAGYLRVNNPATSVSEGNWNTILFPAVTPTSAMTPAALRPDAMTTYGIGADYQADKLKYAVVYTQTRFDALASTAIGLPVSDVRFRNLEANVSFDATRNWMLGAGYAYTTGDVAATRFRPKYHQVHLMTNYSLSKRTILQLATTHQRAAGDARNAYVLYSSDSGASQGKSQTALLAGMFHFF from the coding sequence ATGAACACATGGCTTATGGGGGCGGGGCTCGCCATCGCATGTATGGGCGCGGCGCAAGCCGAATCCACCACGACGCTGTACGGACTGCTGTACACCGGCTTGCGCCACGTGAACGACAGCGGCGGCAACAGCGTGACCGGGCTTGCGACGGGGCCGTCGCGGTGGGGCATCAAGGGGACGGAATCGCTGGGCAACGGCCGTTCTGCCCTCTTCGTGCTGGAAAGCGGTTTCGACTTGAGCAGCGGGTCTTCCTTTCAGGGCCGCCGGCTGTTCGGCCGCCAGGCCTTCGTTGGCGTGTCCGACGCGGCGGTGGGCCGGCTGACTGCCGGACGGCAGTACGACATGGTGGCCGACTTTCTGGCGCCCTACGCGGCCACGGGCAAGTGGAACGGCTACATGGCGCACATCGGCGACAACGACAACCTCAACTACCAGTTCCGCCTGAACAACAGCATCAAGTACGTCAGTCCGGAAATCGCGGGCTTCCAGGCCGGCGCCGTCTACGCGATGGGGGAATCGGCCGGCTCGGGCAAGCCCAACAGCGCCAGCAGCGCCGGCCTGCGTTATCGGCAGGGCGGGTTCTCGGCGGCCGCGGGCTACCTGCGCGTCAACAATCCAGCGACGTCCGTCTCTGAAGGCAACTGGAACACGATCCTATTCCCCGCGGTCACGCCGACGTCGGCCATGACGCCCGCCGCGCTGCGCCCGGACGCCATGACCACGTACGGTATCGGCGCCGACTATCAGGCGGACAAGCTGAAGTACGCGGTGGTCTACACCCAGACCCGCTTCGATGCGCTGGCAAGCACGGCGATCGGCCTGCCCGTGTCCGACGTGCGGTTCCGCAACCTGGAAGCCAACGTGTCCTTCGACGCCACCCGCAACTGGATGCTGGGCGCAGGCTATGCGTACACGACCGGCGACGTGGCGGCGACGCGCTTCAGGCCCAAGTATCACCAGGTGCACCTGATGACCAACTACTCGCTGTCCAAACGCACGATCCTGCAGCTGGCTACCACGCATCAACGCGCGGCAGGCGACGCCCGGAACGCCTACGTGCTGTACAGCAGCGATTCGGGAGCATCACAGGGTAAGTCGCAGACGGCCTTGCTGGCAGGCATGTTCCACTTTTTCTGA
- a CDS encoding ATP-binding protein: MNLFVDELSHYLIGKCTDVLDADTGHSNKVTLVVQSLPLAETLAVFKRVDDFFLTQFPGTEKTLKISKGLWQSWSAAEKAALVQANIIQENWVDMDDQLTTFRNKGHCVFFGFDHASDKGSLKDFHLVGEDLLWRRVLEQRYRIWVERIAEHLCDQNTSAIDALVGFLDTVEKFNAGRLLRVANFFQDILARRPDNLRDVVAECYASLASWGALPLLNVPIGRNSAKVHGFIDLGHRFAMHTMFASKAERDKTLGKLAAAETGDDAIPPFALPDPVIEGQLPYDTAAEYLADVRTFVLDNNKDALTRLRQSDARPLLTLLQKRVKKEGKAEPKTATLKGYSDVVFLQAIKLTIQRWFDSYGNQAEHLDNIKIRINLYEADVHDPERDLNRLLNGIVGAVIPERLNLPEAQQEIPVTLEGLDEPVVRNAKAMAKISFTVEINSSMDVDPFEQQYVWPIPTSHPERIRLVLAELALRSLSALPAPRLPAFRIGGFDELFSAIDEQDAHRLLMLGINEFRVANVFDDVARHPHFAGLISSCTALTSRYKEHLEAILDDGFYAANSKIHLVITAYSQVVRQVIERQAGAEYVLPCLYRAFLAVRSTDTPTQPFLSAAVALPVSPFVLELSSARAVFLRDGFSEVVAELFSNGNATTSEHRWQRLVELAELRRPIAALVADPNLSLTTASQAFGLTHLIGIADRGALPVASQSLMRQETFDDDDLSQKLQPSGRARIYEDLIRAYQSLHSHSHDQLSLLFTNIAEINIVLSGVDKWLNRYLTETVEQPTPFHLTLKVITTGVATTTAVNMLVAWKNAWTEGGFSKQRQCSIHIGHRHATKPAELEEILLVEQDLRFDLGVIAHFLDDKHDGDQLEPVEPFDAVASSVLRQFPLAEYPRPVRQLSAQSQRQMSISNRRVQMASAHTEIAARLKISFTATSTEHEVVTQIDFTPWKKTVELLHRKAVWVSCVDRHVDNNLLAAATIGSINQDRRIVGFSCGLGNYGELNKTISTEVSDFATLTKAIAKRLRQHLQALSIEQANLAAHNVINAACEIPGLSLVRAIGRDEYIRDVVGYSLISRQLGRDPTTILQALLPLDSFRHWFRDREDPNIPDLLFLSAKVLDGRLSIDATVIESKFAYESVGHAETAFAQASSGIRQLVRIFAPQGAPIRTIVFERKYWWAQLHRALSSRAVVMLAQDEYRALCGALDRLSEGDFTIAWRAVASTFWTSKATVPTLEAQSFMGPVDVSMDLPLPNGFGVYQLQYGTEDVIRLLTEQTPAPFAIPGTPLVLSSAERPAKKVPTAQLSAMEIGPIPAIGAEPSIVAQPTAAEIPDLRATLSTEQQSSSFRKVHSARPMDMPVCTVAVETPLIQASTTQQPFVAPPLPDHASSYASVSGATPVTSICRLLIGTDSRGQNVHWEYGDAELENRHLLIFGGSGSGKTYAIQCLLLEMIKQRQHAAIIDYTDGFLPSKLDQTFVDRAQPQTHVLVQKPFPINPFQRLEREEPGIGHLQEQSHNVASRVADVFASVYTIGEVQRAALARHIEQGLSANIQFGLEDLLGALESDSSAPATLSVKIAEFVKQRPFSLDEGSGWKQIFRGELPAHILQLVNISKDMQRLITEFALWDFFAYASRNGSKDSPLPVVLDEVQNLDHRSDRAIDKLLREGRKFGVSMILATQTISQFDKEQRSRLFQCTEKLFFKPVDTELKEFAQILAELSTSRSRDEWITELSKLAKGECWAIGPHRIIDGKPMRREPVKVKITSLNAR, encoded by the coding sequence GTGAATTTGTTCGTCGATGAATTATCGCACTACCTCATTGGCAAGTGTACCGACGTGCTGGACGCAGACACAGGCCACTCGAATAAAGTTACGCTTGTTGTACAGAGCTTGCCGTTAGCTGAGACTCTGGCCGTTTTCAAACGAGTTGACGATTTTTTCCTCACTCAGTTTCCCGGTACAGAAAAAACTTTAAAAATATCAAAAGGTCTCTGGCAAAGCTGGAGCGCAGCAGAAAAAGCAGCCTTAGTACAAGCGAATATTATTCAAGAAAACTGGGTCGATATGGACGACCAGTTGACAACCTTTCGTAACAAGGGGCACTGCGTCTTCTTTGGTTTTGACCACGCATCTGATAAAGGAAGCTTGAAAGATTTTCACCTTGTCGGCGAAGACTTATTATGGCGCCGCGTCCTAGAGCAGCGCTACCGCATTTGGGTGGAACGTATTGCTGAGCATCTTTGTGACCAAAACACGTCAGCCATCGATGCCCTAGTGGGATTTTTGGATACTGTTGAAAAATTTAATGCGGGCCGCCTATTGCGCGTCGCCAACTTTTTCCAAGACATATTAGCTCGTCGCCCCGACAATTTACGCGACGTTGTCGCCGAATGTTATGCAAGTTTGGCGAGCTGGGGGGCACTGCCGTTGCTAAACGTGCCGATAGGTCGCAACTCGGCAAAAGTCCATGGCTTTATTGACCTGGGACATCGATTTGCAATGCACACGATGTTCGCGTCCAAAGCAGAGCGGGACAAGACGTTAGGAAAGTTAGCAGCAGCGGAAACGGGCGATGACGCCATACCACCATTCGCGCTTCCCGATCCTGTAATCGAAGGGCAACTACCGTACGATACGGCGGCCGAATATCTAGCTGACGTACGTACTTTCGTACTCGATAACAATAAGGATGCTCTTACTCGTCTGCGCCAGTCTGACGCTCGCCCTTTGCTGACACTGCTTCAAAAACGCGTGAAAAAGGAGGGCAAGGCGGAGCCCAAAACGGCCACATTAAAGGGCTATAGCGACGTCGTTTTTTTACAGGCGATTAAGCTTACGATCCAACGATGGTTCGATAGTTACGGCAATCAGGCGGAACACCTTGACAACATCAAAATAAGAATAAATCTTTACGAAGCCGATGTTCACGATCCCGAGCGCGATCTAAACCGACTCCTGAATGGCATTGTCGGTGCGGTCATCCCTGAAAGGCTGAATTTACCCGAGGCGCAACAAGAGATCCCAGTGACGCTTGAAGGCCTCGACGAGCCTGTCGTTCGCAATGCCAAGGCTATGGCAAAGATCTCGTTCACCGTCGAGATCAATTCGAGTATGGACGTCGATCCGTTCGAACAGCAATATGTGTGGCCGATTCCGACCTCCCACCCTGAGCGCATACGTTTAGTCCTGGCTGAGCTCGCATTGCGTTCGTTGTCTGCGTTGCCGGCACCGCGCTTGCCTGCCTTTCGGATCGGTGGCTTTGATGAGTTGTTCTCGGCAATTGATGAACAAGACGCCCATCGCCTTTTGATGCTTGGGATAAACGAGTTCCGAGTTGCGAACGTGTTTGACGACGTCGCCAGGCATCCGCACTTTGCGGGGCTGATCTCGAGCTGTACGGCACTGACCAGTCGCTACAAAGAGCACTTAGAGGCAATTCTTGACGACGGGTTCTATGCGGCCAACTCGAAGATTCATCTCGTCATAACGGCGTATTCTCAGGTCGTGCGTCAGGTGATTGAGCGTCAAGCTGGGGCGGAGTATGTCTTGCCCTGCCTATATCGCGCCTTCTTGGCTGTACGGAGCACGGACACACCAACCCAGCCCTTTCTGAGCGCGGCCGTGGCACTTCCAGTGTCGCCGTTTGTACTCGAGCTTTCCAGCGCACGGGCCGTGTTCCTTAGGGATGGTTTTAGTGAAGTAGTAGCAGAACTCTTCAGCAACGGCAACGCTACTACCTCTGAGCATCGCTGGCAGCGATTGGTGGAGCTTGCCGAATTGCGCCGCCCTATCGCAGCGCTAGTCGCAGACCCCAACCTGTCGTTGACGACGGCATCACAAGCGTTCGGACTGACCCACTTGATCGGTATTGCTGATCGCGGAGCCTTACCCGTGGCGTCGCAGAGTTTGATGCGGCAAGAGACGTTCGATGATGATGATCTTAGCCAGAAGCTGCAACCATCCGGCAGAGCACGAATTTATGAAGATTTGATTCGCGCTTATCAATCCTTACATAGTCATTCGCACGACCAGCTCAGTCTTCTGTTCACAAATATCGCAGAAATCAATATCGTTCTCTCCGGTGTTGATAAGTGGCTAAATCGCTACCTGACGGAAACCGTAGAACAACCGACCCCGTTCCACCTTACCTTAAAGGTGATCACAACAGGCGTGGCGACGACCACTGCCGTCAACATGCTGGTCGCATGGAAAAACGCATGGACTGAGGGCGGTTTTTCGAAGCAGCGTCAGTGTTCGATTCACATCGGTCATCGACACGCGACAAAGCCGGCTGAACTCGAAGAGATTCTTCTTGTGGAACAAGACCTTCGTTTTGACTTGGGCGTGATCGCGCACTTTCTCGACGATAAGCACGATGGCGACCAACTGGAGCCAGTCGAACCGTTTGATGCCGTGGCTAGCTCAGTCTTACGTCAGTTTCCGCTAGCCGAGTATCCACGCCCGGTTCGCCAACTCTCGGCGCAAAGCCAACGACAAATGTCGATCAGCAATCGACGCGTGCAAATGGCGAGCGCACACACCGAGATCGCAGCACGTCTTAAAATTTCGTTTACGGCAACTTCGACCGAGCATGAGGTCGTCACGCAGATTGACTTTACGCCTTGGAAGAAGACAGTCGAACTACTGCATCGAAAAGCGGTGTGGGTATCGTGCGTGGATCGACACGTCGATAACAATCTCCTCGCTGCTGCCACGATTGGGAGTATTAATCAAGATCGACGGATTGTAGGCTTCTCGTGTGGCTTGGGCAATTACGGTGAGCTAAATAAGACTATCTCAACAGAAGTGAGTGACTTTGCGACCCTGACAAAAGCGATTGCCAAGCGGCTGCGGCAACATTTACAAGCCCTTTCCATCGAGCAGGCGAACCTGGCGGCCCATAACGTCATCAACGCGGCCTGCGAGATTCCAGGTTTGTCGTTGGTGCGCGCCATCGGCCGCGATGAATACATCCGTGATGTAGTCGGGTATTCACTGATCAGCCGCCAACTTGGCAGAGATCCGACAACAATCTTGCAAGCACTTCTTCCGCTTGATAGCTTCCGGCACTGGTTCCGCGACCGCGAGGATCCAAATATTCCCGATCTGCTCTTCCTGTCGGCCAAGGTGCTAGACGGAAGACTAAGCATAGATGCGACGGTTATCGAATCTAAGTTCGCCTATGAGAGCGTTGGCCATGCGGAGACTGCGTTTGCTCAAGCAAGCTCTGGTATCCGACAACTCGTGCGAATTTTTGCTCCTCAGGGCGCACCGATAAGAACAATTGTCTTTGAGCGCAAATATTGGTGGGCCCAGCTACATCGTGCGCTGTCGAGTCGTGCGGTGGTAATGCTCGCTCAAGATGAGTATCGAGCGTTGTGCGGTGCCCTCGATCGATTGAGCGAAGGCGATTTCACCATCGCTTGGCGTGCCGTTGCTTCGACATTCTGGACGAGCAAGGCGACGGTGCCGACGCTTGAGGCGCAATCGTTCATGGGGCCAGTCGACGTGTCCATGGATCTCCCGCTTCCCAATGGGTTCGGTGTCTACCAACTACAGTACGGCACTGAAGACGTCATTCGGCTATTGACTGAACAAACTCCGGCACCTTTCGCTATTCCGGGGACACCACTTGTGCTGTCTTCCGCTGAACGCCCGGCCAAGAAAGTACCAACTGCACAGCTTTCGGCGATGGAGATTGGGCCGATCCCAGCGATTGGCGCAGAGCCGTCTATTGTTGCGCAACCTACAGCAGCGGAAATTCCCGATCTGCGCGCAACGTTGAGCACAGAACAGCAAAGTTCGTCGTTCCGTAAGGTGCATTCAGCGCGTCCTATGGACATGCCGGTTTGCACCGTGGCGGTCGAGACGCCGCTAATTCAAGCATCCACGACGCAGCAGCCTTTTGTAGCACCGCCGCTCCCAGATCACGCTTCTTCGTACGCATCCGTCTCGGGCGCGACTCCGGTAACGTCTATTTGCCGTCTGCTGATTGGCACAGACAGCCGCGGACAGAATGTCCACTGGGAATATGGCGACGCAGAGCTCGAAAATCGGCACCTGCTCATATTCGGTGGTTCAGGTTCGGGAAAAACCTACGCCATCCAATGCTTGCTGCTTGAAATGATTAAACAGCGCCAGCATGCAGCCATCATCGACTACACCGATGGGTTCTTACCAAGCAAGCTCGACCAAACGTTTGTCGACCGTGCGCAGCCACAGACGCACGTTCTGGTACAAAAACCGTTTCCAATCAACCCGTTCCAACGTCTCGAGCGCGAGGAGCCTGGTATCGGCCACTTGCAGGAACAGTCGCACAATGTTGCTAGCCGGGTCGCCGACGTGTTCGCTTCGGTTTACACCATTGGTGAGGTGCAGCGCGCTGCACTCGCTCGGCACATAGAACAGGGCTTGTCGGCAAATATCCAGTTTGGGCTCGAGGATTTGCTAGGGGCTCTAGAATCTGACAGCAGTGCGCCCGCCACTCTCTCTGTCAAAATAGCTGAGTTCGTTAAGCAACGGCCATTTTCACTCGATGAAGGTTCTGGTTGGAAGCAAATCTTTCGTGGGGAACTGCCAGCACATATCCTGCAACTGGTAAATATTTCCAAGGATATGCAACGCCTGATCACGGAATTTGCCTTGTGGGATTTCTTTGCCTATGCCTCGCGGAACGGCAGCAAGGACTCGCCGCTTCCTGTGGTTCTCGATGAGGTCCAAAACCTCGATCACCGTAGCGATCGTGCGATCGATAAACTCCTACGTGAAGGGCGAAAGTTCGGGGTTAGCATGATTCTCGCCACGCAAACCATCTCCCAGTTCGACAAAGAACAGCGGAGCCGCTTGTTCCAATGTACTGAAAAGTTATTCTTCAAGCCTGTCGATACCGAACTTAAAGAATTCGCACAGATTTTGGCAGAATTATCCACGAGTCGTTCTCGGGATGAATGGATAACGGAGCTGAGTAAGCTTGCCAAGGGGGAATGTTGGGCAATCGGGCCGCATCGCATAATCGATGGAAAGCCGATGCGTAGAGAGCCAGTGAAAGTCAAGATCACCTCTTTAAATGCACGATAG
- the ychF gene encoding redox-regulated ATPase YchF: MALQCGIVGLPNVGKSTLFNALTKAGIAAENYPFCTIEPNVGVVEVPDPRLDALAKIVNPERVVHATVEFVDIAGLVAGASTGEGLGNQFLAHIRETNAIINVVRCFEDPNVIHVAGKVDPISDIEVIETELALADLQTAEKALHRFNKQARSGDKDAAKLVALLERCIAQLNEAKPVRGMGLSADELFLIREMCFITAKPAMYVGNVADDGFTNNPLLDRLTEYANKQGAPTVAICASIEAELGEMEEADRAEFLADMGMEEPGLNRLIRAAFKLLGLQTYFTAGVKEVRAWTVPIGATGPQAAGVIHTDFERGYIRAQTIAYDDFVSLGGEQKAKESGKMRAEGKDYVVQDGDVMNFLFNV; encoded by the coding sequence ATGGCGCTCCAATGCGGCATCGTCGGCCTGCCCAACGTCGGCAAGTCCACCCTCTTCAACGCTTTGACCAAGGCTGGCATCGCCGCCGAAAACTATCCGTTCTGCACGATCGAGCCGAACGTGGGCGTGGTCGAAGTGCCGGACCCCCGCCTTGACGCGCTCGCCAAGATCGTCAACCCCGAACGCGTCGTGCACGCCACCGTGGAATTCGTCGACATCGCCGGCCTGGTCGCGGGCGCCAGCACGGGTGAAGGCCTGGGCAACCAGTTCCTGGCCCACATCCGCGAAACCAACGCCATCATCAACGTTGTTCGCTGCTTCGAAGACCCGAACGTGATCCACGTGGCCGGCAAGGTTGATCCGATCTCGGACATCGAAGTCATCGAAACCGAACTGGCCCTGGCCGACCTGCAGACCGCCGAAAAGGCCCTGCACCGCTTCAACAAGCAGGCCCGGTCGGGCGACAAGGACGCCGCGAAGTTGGTCGCGCTGCTGGAACGCTGCATTGCCCAGCTGAACGAAGCCAAGCCCGTGCGCGGCATGGGCCTGTCGGCGGACGAACTGTTCCTGATCCGCGAAATGTGCTTCATCACCGCCAAGCCCGCCATGTACGTCGGCAACGTGGCCGACGACGGCTTTACCAACAACCCGTTGCTGGACCGCCTGACCGAATACGCCAACAAGCAAGGCGCCCCCACGGTGGCGATCTGCGCATCCATCGAAGCCGAACTGGGCGAGATGGAAGAAGCCGACCGCGCCGAATTCCTGGCCGACATGGGCATGGAAGAACCCGGCCTAAACCGCCTGATCCGCGCGGCGTTCAAGCTGCTCGGCCTGCAGACCTACTTCACCGCTGGCGTGAAGGAAGTGCGCGCCTGGACCGTGCCGATCGGCGCCACCGGCCCGCAAGCCGCAGGTGTGATTCACACCGACTTTGAACGTGGCTATATCCGTGCGCAGACGATTGCGTATGACGATTTCGTCTCGCTGGGTGGGGAACAGAAGGCGAAGGAGTCGGGCAAGATGCGCGCAGAAGGGAAGGATTATGTCGTGCAGGATGGCGACGTGATGAACTTCCTGTTCAACGTTTGA